A stretch of Girardinichthys multiradiatus isolate DD_20200921_A chromosome 20, DD_fGirMul_XY1, whole genome shotgun sequence DNA encodes these proteins:
- the ccdc71 gene encoding uncharacterized protein ccdc71, with amino-acid sequence MAASPQGRMIRRPLEFATEERKAVHSWSRISSAGQNVLLDALKILSPMSQDLSCTEELVTFLQELSEEGHKPTILRSKDVYCYRSCTSLPMTEEMLKLVNKNVRPTTKKRKRKPQVKKREVHPSWNTTERSNPRIQGIRPPEMLVDHHAIVCSRTPIRTAEMLEADMQPCLRLTSIQGLSGFHTARLQIQTVWESETPTATFSPQQRPPTLSGIPSQPSQNGGGAPTKAVALFSQKSLSCPIRLDGALIGDSAPVFYANGRAFSQTRTELTSNGWRGNGLHQDVPGPKGLTGSTTRQRNGYSDKKNLRRKVIKVDDSRSVAEACRKAQKILQVNLSPVIQIQPLNHVLRDFRFQKK; translated from the coding sequence ATGGCTGCCTCCCCTCAAGGTCGCATGATCCGTCGGCCATTGGAATTCGCCACTGAGGAGCGGAAGGCTGTTCACTCCTGGTCCCGCATCTCCTCAGCAGGGCAAAATGTCCTTCTGGATGCTTTGAAGATTCTGAGCCCCATGTCACAAGACCTTTCGTGCACTGAGGAGCTTGTGACTTTCCTGCAGGAGCTAAGCGAGGAAGGCCACAAGCCCACCATTCTGCGCAGCAAGGACGTGTACTGCTACCGCTCCTGCACAAGCCTACCTATGACCGAAGAAATGCTCAAGTTGGTCAACAAAAATGTCAGACCCACTAccaagaagaggaagaggaagccTCAGGTCAAGAAGCGGGAGGTGCACCCATCCTGGAACACCACTGAAAGGAGCAACCCAAGGATTCAAGGGATTCGGCCTCCAGAGATGCTGGTGGACCATCACGCCATCGTCTGCAGCAGGACACCAATTCGAACTGCAGAAATGTTAGAGGCGGACATGCAGCCATGCCTCAGGCTGACCAGCATCCAAGGTCTGTCTGGCTTCCACACGGCCAGACTCCAGATCCAAACTGTCTGGGAGTCTGAGACACCCACCGCTACCTTTTCACCACAGCAGCGCCCTCCAACACTATCAGGAATACCGTCTCAGCCTTCTCAGAACGGTGGCGGGGCGCCCACCAAAGCCGTGGCCTTGTTCAGCCAGAAGAGTCTGTCCTGCCCGATCCGACTGGATGGTGCCCTCATTGGAGATTCTGCTCCGGTCTTCTATGCCAACGGTCGGGCGTTCTCACAGACTCGCACAGAATTGACCAGCAATGGCTGGAGGGGCAACGGCCTCCACCAAGATGTTCCAGGACCCAAGGGATTGACTGGTTCTACTACGAGGCAGAGAAATGGCTATAGTGACAAGAAAAATTTAAGACGAAAAGTGATAAAAGTGGATGACTCTCGGTCTGTGGCTGAAGCCTGCAGGAAAGCGCAGAAGATCCTGCAGGTCAACCTTTCTCCAGTGATTCAGATCCAACCTCTCAACCATGTGCTGAGAGACTTCAGATTTCAGAAGAAGTGA